A genomic segment from Stappia indica encodes:
- a CDS encoding circularly permuted type 2 ATP-grasp protein codes for MGESTIFNEMLTADGRPRAPYRRLAEWFDTLSPAEMRKKSREAETIFRRLGITFAVYGTSAATERLIPFDIVPRVLSASEWRRLSAGIDQRVRALNAFLYDIYHRQEIVRAGRVPAELILQNEAFLPEMIGFTPARRVYAHIIGTDLVRVGEDDFYVLEDNTRTPSGVSYMLENRETMMRMFPELFQQNRVAPIEHYPDMLRETLESVAPENCDGDPTVCILTPGIYNSAYFEHAFLADTMGVELCEARDLYVEDGKVWMRTTQSPQRVDVIYRRIDDAFLDPLTFRPDSMLGVPGLFDAYRAGNVTICNAPGTGIADDKAIYAYVPDIIEFYTGQKPILKNVPTWNCAKPDDLAYVLDRLPELVVKEVHGSGGYGMLIGPTASKREIAEFAKRLKANPANYIAQPTLALSACPTHVQSGLAPRHVDLRPYVLVGDKVRITPGGLTRVALKKGSLVVNSSQGGGTKDTWVLED; via the coding sequence ATGGGGGAGAGCACCATTTTCAACGAGATGCTGACCGCCGACGGCAGGCCCCGCGCGCCCTACAGGCGGCTCGCCGAATGGTTCGACACCCTGTCACCGGCGGAGATGCGCAAGAAATCGCGCGAGGCAGAGACGATCTTCCGCCGCCTCGGCATCACCTTCGCCGTCTACGGCACATCCGCGGCCACCGAACGGCTGATCCCCTTCGACATCGTCCCGCGCGTGCTCTCGGCGTCCGAGTGGCGGCGCCTGTCGGCCGGCATCGACCAGCGGGTGCGGGCGCTCAACGCCTTCCTCTATGACATCTACCACCGCCAGGAGATCGTGCGGGCGGGCCGCGTGCCGGCCGAGCTGATCCTGCAGAACGAGGCGTTCCTGCCGGAGATGATCGGCTTCACCCCGGCGCGCCGGGTCTATGCCCATATTATAGGCACCGACCTCGTGCGCGTCGGCGAGGACGACTTCTACGTGCTGGAGGACAACACCCGCACCCCGTCCGGCGTCTCCTACATGCTGGAGAACCGCGAGACGATGATGCGGATGTTCCCGGAGCTGTTCCAGCAGAACCGGGTGGCGCCGATCGAGCACTATCCGGACATGCTGCGCGAGACGCTGGAAAGCGTCGCGCCGGAGAATTGCGACGGCGACCCGACGGTCTGCATCCTGACGCCGGGCATCTACAACTCCGCCTATTTCGAGCATGCCTTCCTCGCCGACACGATGGGCGTGGAGCTGTGCGAGGCGCGCGATCTCTATGTGGAGGACGGCAAGGTGTGGATGCGCACCACCCAGTCGCCGCAGCGGGTGGACGTGATCTACCGGCGCATCGACGATGCCTTCCTCGATCCGCTGACCTTCCGTCCCGACAGCATGCTCGGCGTGCCGGGCCTGTTCGACGCCTACCGGGCGGGCAACGTGACGATCTGCAACGCGCCGGGCACGGGCATTGCGGACGACAAGGCGATCTATGCCTATGTGCCGGACATCATCGAGTTCTATACCGGCCAGAAGCCGATCCTGAAGAACGTGCCGACCTGGAACTGCGCCAAGCCGGACGACCTTGCCTATGTGCTCGACCGCCTGCCGGAGCTGGTGGTCAAGGAGGTGCACGGCTCGGGCGGCTACGGCATGCTGATCGGCCCGACCGCCTCCAAGCGCGAGATCGCCGAGTTCGCCAAGCGGCTGAAGGCCAATCCCGCCAACTACATCGCCCAGCCGACCCTGGCGCTGTCGGCCTGCCCGACCCATGTGCAGTCGGGGCTGGCGCCCCGCCATGTCGACTTGAGGCCCTATGTGCTGGTCGGAGACAAGGTGCGCATCACGCCCGGCGGCCTGACCCGCGTGGCGCTGAAGAAGGGCTCCCTGGTGGTGAATTCCAGCCAGGGCGGCGGCACCAAGGACACCTGGGTTCTGGAGGACTGA